The window AACCCATGGACCTGGCACGGCTGCTGCACGACCCCCGCCCCTTCGCCCTGCTGCGCCGCCGTACCCCGGGGCACGACCACGACCTGGTCGAGGTGCTGCTCGGCCCGGTGACCGCTCGCGACCGCCTGGCCGACCTGCCCGACGAGGGCCTGGCGCTCGTACCGTTCCGGCAGATCCGCGAGCGCGGCTTCGACGTCCGCGACGACGGCACCCCGCTGCTGGTGCTGACGCCCGAGGAGTCGGGTACGGTGCCGCTCGCCGAGGCCCTGGCGCAGCTCCCCGCGCACCGGGTGCGCGTCGAGGGCGGCGGCTTCGACGTCGGCGACGAGGAGTACGCGGAGATCGTCGGGCGGGTGCTGCGCGAGGAGATCGGCGCGGGCGAGGGCGCGAACTTCGTGATCCGGCGGACGTACGAGGGGGAGATTCCGGGCTTCGGGCGGGCCGACGCGCTGGCGTTGTTCCGGCGGCTCCTGGAGGGCGAGCGGGGGGCGTACTGGACGTTCGTGGTGCACACCGGGGACCGGACGCTGGTCGGCGCCAGCCCCGAGGTGCACGTGCGCATGTCCGGCGGGACGGTCGTGATGAACCCGATCAGCGGGACGTACCGCTACCCGGCCGAGGGGCCGACGCCCGAGCACCTGCTCGGCTTCCTCGCCGACGGCAAGGAGATCGAGGAGCTGTCGATGGTCGTCGACGAGGAGCTCAAGATGATGTGCACCGTCGGCGACATGGGCGGGGTGGTCGTCGGACCGCGCCTGAAGGAGATGGCGCACCTCGCGCACACCGAGTACGAGCTGCGCGGCCGGTCCTCCCTGGACGTGCGCGAGGTGCTCAAGGAGACCATGTTCGCCGCGACCGTCACCGGGTCGCCGGTGCAGAACGCCTGCCGGGTCATCGAACGCCACGAGAGCGGCGGCCGCGGCTACTACGCCGGCGCGCTCGCCCTGCTCGGCCGCGACTGCGGCGGCGCGCAGACCCTGGACTCCCCCATCCTCATCCGCACCGCCGACGTCGACGCCCGCGGCCGGCTGCGCGTACCGGTCGGCGCCACCCTCGTCCGCGGTTCGGACCCGGCGGGCGAGGTCGCCGAGACGCACGCGAAGGCGGCGGGCGTGCTGACCGCGCTGGGCGTACGGCCCGGCCGGCCGCGCGCGGAGCGGTCGGGGCCCCGGCTCGCCGACGACCCTCGGGTGCGGGCGGCCCTGGACGGTCGGCGCGCGCTGCTCGCGCCGTTCTGGCTGCGGATGCGCGGCGGAGGCTGCGCACCGCAGTCGGAGGCCGGGGGAAGCGCACCGGGACTCACCGGGCACACCCTGGTCGTGGACGGCGAGGACACGTTCACCGCGATGCTCGCGCACGTGCTGCGGTCGTCGGGGCTGACCGTCGGAGTCCACCGCTACGACGAGCCCGGACTGCGCGCGGCCGTGCTCGCGCACGAGGGACCGGTCGTCCTCGGCCCCGGGCCCGGCGATCCGTGCGACGCGGCCGACCGGAAGA of the Streptomyces sp. NBC_01788 genome contains:
- a CDS encoding anthranilate synthase family protein; amino-acid sequence: MDLARLLHDPRPFALLRRRTPGHDHDLVEVLLGPVTARDRLADLPDEGLALVPFRQIRERGFDVRDDGTPLLVLTPEESGTVPLAEALAQLPAHRVRVEGGGFDVGDEEYAEIVGRVLREEIGAGEGANFVIRRTYEGEIPGFGRADALALFRRLLEGERGAYWTFVVHTGDRTLVGASPEVHVRMSGGTVVMNPISGTYRYPAEGPTPEHLLGFLADGKEIEELSMVVDEELKMMCTVGDMGGVVVGPRLKEMAHLAHTEYELRGRSSLDVREVLKETMFAATVTGSPVQNACRVIERHESGGRGYYAGALALLGRDCGGAQTLDSPILIRTADVDARGRLRVPVGATLVRGSDPAGEVAETHAKAAGVLTALGVRPGRPRAERSGPRLADDPRVRAALDGRRALLAPFWLRMRGGGCAPQSEAGGSAPGLTGHTLVVDGEDTFTAMLAHVLRSSGLTVGVHRYDEPGLRAAVLAHEGPVVLGPGPGDPCDAADRKMRLLRALTAEVLATHRHGVLGVCLGHELIAAELGLEIVRKAVPHQGAQSRIDLFGRAETVGFYNSYVAHCDDEAHAELSAHGIEVSRSASGEVHALRSARFASVQFHPESVLTLNGQAIVSALLAGQPRGAGVHGEPRRVP